DNA sequence from the Antennarius striatus isolate MH-2024 chromosome 3, ASM4005453v1, whole genome shotgun sequence genome:
GGCTAAAGACATTGTGGGAGTGAAGTTAGACTCATTTCttgttggagaggaggacattgtCCAAACTAAGGGCCATCTTAGACACTGAGTTCCACCCAGTGCACAGAACACGGATGGTGACTGAGGAGAACCTTCAGTAGCAGTAAATACACTACTGAACACCATAGGAAATCTTTCCTGCCTGTGGCCATCACGTTTTGTAATGCCGCAGTGATGAGGAGAAATGAAGCGgcagttttgttgttgtttgaatctgtatatatatttacatataattctatttattcttttatttatctctgATCTCCTTTTCGTAAATATCTACTCTTGTCTTACTTTTACTTACATTCTACAGCGGAGTGAATGCAAGGAAGGACAACTTCCCTCtcaggggattaataaaggattctgattctgaatagTACAGTACTCCCCAAATCTGGCAAGAGGACATTCTTAAGTAAGTAATGGTGTCTGCAGCATATGATTAATCATAAACACGCAAATGTTTACAGTCAATCAGTGTATTTCACAGAACAACTATATTTGACATATATACAACAGGTCTAGCTTCAGGTCTAGCTTGCCGTACGTCTTCAATTGGTTCTAAGAAACACGATGCAAGGTAAAAAACTACATATGTCGAATGAACTTCTCTCCAGGCTAAACCAACAATAACCTTTCCTAGTTTTGTACTTTACTGATGAATGCATCTTTagtaataaatgtttaatatgaatctatttttaaTGTAGTACAAAAAATATCACCACTgaaattatatgtttttattcttatttattgtacagtaatattatattatgcgcttttaacagtttaccagggattttatgattccatttcttttttgacAACCAACTTACAGTATAATTGAGAACGACGTAACTCAAGACAACGTAACCCGAGGTATACCTGTATAAGCTAGCACCACTGCCAAATGTAGGAGGGACAGAAGAATCTGGACTGTGTCAACTTGTGCATAAAAAATACTGAAGAGCTGTTATAGTAAACATACTTTCTCTGCAGCTGGTTAGGTATGATGTATAAAGATGTAAACCACTGTAAAAATCATTGAAAGCCCAGTGCTCGTCCCGAAGTTGCCTCATCAACTACAAATCCCTTTTCTTATTACAGATCTCAGCTTTGATGGATATTCACACAAACCAAAACATCTAACTGAAATTTAGAAAAGTAGCAGTTTAAAATAGACAAGGAAGCATCAAAAATCTAACATTActgtaaaaatacatcaatagttgactttgcatgtgtgtgtgcgtatgtgtgtgtgtgtgtgtgcacatacgCGGCTCTCCTCCACACCATGACCAGTTTGTCGTCTCCTCCTGATGCCAGGTACAGACCGTTGTTGGACCAGCGTACACAGTTCACACACGCTGCAGAGACAAAAACCTCTGATTCCAGTTTCAAATCAAATAGTTTAACTTGCATGGATTTGTTCTAACAAGATGATCCACCAGGGTGGGCATTAAATACACTAACAGTGCAAAAAGTTAACAAACCAACTGCTCGTACATTTACTTGATCTTTTCATACTGCAACTGTTTACTGTGCTTTCCTATCCGCAGAAGGActggtgattttattttgtctgtttgtgtagaGAACGCCATAACATTCAAACATGGAGAATGAAGACCTGGATACACAATTGAAACCTGTGACACACATTAGAATGTGAATTCTCCAAAATTGAGGCTGCTGTAAGAAATGTTTCTTCTTGTGTTGGCTGAGTAAGATAGTAAAGCTTACTCTTTTCGAGAAAAAATCATCACCATAATCATATTTAGTATTTGGGTCTCTCTATTTCCAGAGACCCAAATACTAAATTTCgaacataaaaataattcaacaaagGATGCTGCTTAAATCACATAAATCCTTCAGTGTCCAGTTTATCATCATTGTTAATCCATAATAACTGTTACTTAATAGTAATTGAGAGTCACGGTCTCTCTGTGTGCACAAAAACCTCTATCAAAGCCGAGTGACATAATAATATGAAAGCTCAAATGTTCCCTaacttaaaaataagaaaaacataaatgcccTAAAGAATATTAGTCTACCAAgaaaaatcttttgtttttcatttcattgaagAATAATCCAGACAAAGATGGTCACCTAGGTGATTGTCCATTTGGCAAAGCATTTTGGGAACATTCTCGTTCTTCTCGTCCTCCTCTCTGAGGACTGGCGACATGTTCCATATCATCACCTTGCCAGAATCCTCCcctgaaaacaaatcaaacattttaaaaatcgCAACTCATAAAACTTTGAGCTTGATGAATAAGAGGGAAGGATGTCTGAATTTGAAAACCTCATCTGAGGGGGTTAAACATTTTATGGGCAGCAAAATGACTTCTTTCTGTAAACAGAAGCTGAAAACAATTACGTCAATGTGATACGGACTCAGCAGTGGGAGTTTCACAATTGAAACAAAGACTAACTTTTCCATCAACCTAGCATTACAGTACATGAAATACTCAATTCATATCAGTGCAACATCCCAACACTAAAGCAGCCCAGTGCCACTGTTAACTGTGGTATCAGTCTTACCTTGCCCACCCGTTGCAAATTTTGTTCCATCAGGGTGGATATCAACTGAAAATATGGGTTTGCCTGTAAAACAAACATCAGTACTGAATTGAAATcactgtttgaaaaaaatccacagAGAAAAACAGGTCATGTACATTACTGTTGAAAagtgatggaaaacaaaaacagacaactcAAGGTCTCTTGATCTGGTTATGTACGCTCAGgttgatgaattttttttagaatttctGGACTGTAATTTTCCACTGCGTAGTCAATTTATAATTTGATTTTCTTGCTTTACAAAGTTTTCCAATGACTAGATTAACtcaatatagatttttttttgcccacAAAGACACTGGGAAAATATTCAAAGCCTCAACTCTGGTATTATGTAGCCCAACTATTTccagattattaaaaaaaactgcaccaGGACAAAACTAAATATGTGTATTGTTATTAAAGATGTTATACAGGGCTGGTCAAACAATCTTTGTCACATTACCTGTGTCAGTGCGagacagcacagatgaaaacatGCATACCACAGTACACTTCAATTAGTAACATACAGGATGTGCAAGAATAGACTTTTAAAGTCTCTAAATGTATCtaattttgttttggaaaagactgattttactgtttttactgCATGCGATGACTATTTAAGTCATCTACTTTATCAAAAAAGACTGATTCCCTCATATAAGACCTGAGTATGTGATGTTTTCCCAGTTTTATGGCACAATAAAGTGAACAAAGGTCCAATGTTTGTGAGGTGAAAGGACACCTTGATCAGACCAAAGATCTGACCTTGGGTCccgagaaaaagtgaaaaacgtTTTTTATCATCAACAATCTGATTATATGTAActgtgattattaaaaaaaacaaccaagtaGCATTAACAGATCATCtcataatacaaaaaaagtcagtcaactttattgtcaaatgtaccatatatgcacgacatacagcactgatgaaacagaacccaacagaaccctccagagcaagcacaaGTGACAGTGGCGAGtggtggttttattttttaggctattttttttcagtgtttatttctGCCATCCTTTATGCATATCTAAGTGTATACAGCATGGATGctgttgaaataaaacattatgaCTGCTGCACACTGGAAGGAGAAATTGGCTCAGTATTTCGTGTCAAAGAGCATTAACGTTAGACCCGAAATTCTTTTCACAAGAAATACACACATCTGGACTTGCTTTCTATCTCCGTTTCAAATGACATTTCAGTGTTTTCCTTACTCGATGATTAGTTAATTTAATAACGACTCTGAGCATATAATTCCATGTGGTGACAGTGTATGCAAATATAAAGTGCCGAAAGCTAACTCTGTCGATAATGATGGCTAGCTACACCCTAAATTGAAGCTTTTACCTTCACGGTTAACTTTCATGACAGCTTGGCACTCCACCAGAAAGCACTACTGTACTTAAATCCCACGTCGAGCTTGCCCGCTGTCACTAAAATAGGATATCTGCTAATATGTCGTGTGGTGcgtcaaaaacataaaataataacttATCTTGAGATAAAAACTTCAACAAGAGTCATTTGGCAGGTAAGTTAGCTAACGGTTTGTTATATAGGctagctggggggtgggggttaactcgctagctagctagctaaggTTAGCAATTATAAATAGATTTGCAACAAGCGAAAGagagtaataatgataatgacaaGAGCACCAAATGTGTGCGTTCGGCGGCTGAACTGAGCGTGGTTAAGTACGTGAGAGGTAAACACAAACTGTGACAAGTCAAAGAAGTGTTGCCCACCACCATCATGCCTCATCAGTTCACCCCACAACCCTACTCCGACAACAAAAGCCCAACTTGGTCCAACTGATTCCTGTGCAAGCTTACCGTTGTGGCTCACCCAGCTCggcttcagcagcttcatttttaaaatttcctccTATCTTATTCTCGACAAACAATCCATCCAACGATCGGTTCAGTTCCAGAGCTGCCTTTGTTTCAAACTCCGACTCACACTTTGCTGTTCTTGTGATTTAACTCCATCTCCGCAGTTGCATCCCGGTGTCTAGGAGCCGAGCAGCAGCAGACAGGCTGCTCCGGACGACATGCGACGTGACACCAGGCAAATCAGGAAGTGTTTCCGTTATTTTTGACCGCGGACCGGAAATGTGCGGTGGGCTGTTGTCACAATAATTTCTCATAGCAGGAAAAATGTGGGGTTTTTAAATACATGATGTAAGCAAAgtactgacaaaaaaattaaatatattaatgttaatatttactGAAATTTTCCAAAAATCAGGGCACCAAATATAAAACACGTCACGTCGATATAAAGTTGTATTATTACGACTTTAATTTTGACAAGTAACAAATTCTGATGTGCCGCCTCCGAATTCAAAAACTGTAACAACATGAGCAGTCACGGGTTAAAGCTTAATTTAGTcttacagaaaatattttttatctttgacaGATATTGAGACAGTAGTACATCTATTATGCTGAATTGTGCTTgtttaatttactgtattttgtcCACTAATGTCTAAACTATTTGTGATTTACATTAACATGTTTACTATTAAATAGTCATTACAATTATTCAGTTGTTAGAAAACcatagattgatttttttttaattttatgtactATTCTGATCCCTTAAGGGAAactaagagcacactctagtgtgAAACACTTCAgttgcatgcatacatgttagtgtgtacaggcccgtgtagcacacgcacacagggtggcctgtaggcatgcaggggggttagagtggtgggcagctccttcatggtgcgccccaaatgagcaacttgtgaagggggacggcgccttgcttaagggcaccTGGGCAGTGCTCCTGGGCAATGCTCCAGgctccactgtcagctcacctctgggtggttttttttttttgggtgggagcaggaattgaaccaACAATCTTAGGAGCATTGGATGAcacgctctaccgcctgctttaccactgagccactgccgcccccagaATAGCTCGTGTCtgccttagagatagggtgacaaacactgctattcgcgaggggctcggagtagagccgctgctccttcgcgtggaaaggagtcagctgaggtggtttgggcatctggtgcggatgcctctggggcgcctccctagggaggtgttcctggcacgtccagctgggaggaggccTCTGgtcagacccaggaccaggtggaggaattatatctcaacactggcctgggaacgccttgggatcccctaATCAcagccggggaaagggaagtttggggctccctgttgaaggtgctgcccccgcgacccccGCGGATAAGCGGTGTAAGATGGACGGATATTTTGATATAATGGAGGCTAAAACTTTAAACGATAATAAAGCCCAAAATGTTTGAATCATTGCTGCCTTACAACAATACACTTAAGTGTTAGAGATTTAACCCACAtaaacatttcacacaaattTGTTTTCACACTGACgtaatgaattaatgaaatcTGTATAAATCGCTTAATTTGAGTTCAGACAGTCATGTATGGATGTGTGTCCGTatccttatgtgtgtgtgtgtctatatatatatatatatatatatatatagacagatAAATAGGATATATATGTAAACATCAAGTAAGATATCATGGCTTCACAGATCCAAGgaacaaatataaaacatttattatttcacatcaaaaaaatcacatcaccTGAAAAAAGTGCAGTTGTTCCTTCTTGAGGAAGAACTTTATAATTATCCCTTTACCAGATAATCCCAAGAAAATTGTTacaaaaatgttacaaaaacacTCATCCCCTGGTACGAGGTTTACAATTGGTTATTTCTATTGCTGATGACAGATATATCACAGAATGTAAGTTGGATGATAAAGTAAACCCTTTTAATTGAGTGAGCAGTGAGTGTAAAGAGCAGAATCACTTCAGAAGTCATCAGTGGAATGAAGGTCCTGTAAAACTCcttaaagacattttattttaagggAAAGCACCAGAACACCAGAGAATATTAATGCGATGCACAGGAATTCAAACATATCTGATTTATGTGATTATACGGCGTAACACACCATGTGAAGACTAAGACAGGTGCTGTGTAGTACACTGATtggttaaaatgtaaatattgattATTGGTGTTATATTATTAGGAGCAATGgtttgaataattttaaaataatttttttcaccataacacttttgaaatttcatttccctgatttttaaaaataaaaaaaattatacttaaAGTTTTGGGTGGgaacaaaatgttaattttaaagTGTAAAGTTCTTAGTGTTACATGTGACATTCATTACATGTTATTGACATTAAACCCGTGCCGATACAAAATTAGAGGTAAGTGGCAGGACTGAGACTCGCAGGGGCAGTACAGCCTTATCACTTACTGGAGGTAGAGCCACAAAAGAGTCCACTTCACCATACAAACAATCACAGGGGTCCATTTCACCAAAGTGATCCTGAGTTTCCCGGATAGGTTATGGAGCTGTGATTAAATTGTATCTttattacatgtatttatttttttcttaagacTTGACCtgttaaaaactgtttttattcgTCTAATAACtatattatttaaaatcaagATGCAAGTGGGACCAGGCCTCATCAACACATATAGATTAACAAAATATCAGAAACACATCTCAGTTCTGTAGCAACGTCATCGACACCTTACAAAAAGTTCATACATTTAAAACTCTATCCCAAAATGTCCAAAAATGCTCAATGTGACCTTCATGAAGACAGATTAGATTAGCTTAATTGTTTTTGAGGCTTAAAAATGATCACACATGGACCAAGGGCTGAACTGACCGTTCATAATAAAAGAAGAATGTGTAGCTTCAAGGACCAGATGTCCCCCTGAAAATAGCTTCAATCTGCTCCAGTGTCTTACCCTTTGTTTCTGGGATGAAAGCAACGGTAAATATGACATTGGCGACGCACATAGCGGCAAACAGCCAGAAGGTTCCAGCACTGGTTAGAAGgatctggacaaaaaaaaaatcatactttTACTGAAATAGATGAAAAGCCCAGAGAATGAGGCTTTATAGTGTTTCAGTAGATTACATACACAGACGAATGGATAGGTTGAAAAGCTAGAGCTGCAGGTATGATTACTTACTATGACATAattttctgattatttttttccactttgatAAATTAAGGAAAACTAATTCAAGAAACTTTTTTCAGTCTAATTTTTTTGTCTACTTTCCTAATTTCTCAGTCTATCCCAAATTTTTTACCGACTATATTTCTTCTTATACCTCTCTGCATATCTTATTCCAACACCATGTCTTCCTTAATCTGTCCTGATAtcataccaactaccttccTAGCTGTTTAAGAAGCTACCTCAGCATTTCTGTAGTCACACCCAAGTCACCCTCTGATTAATTATTTAACCTGCACTCTAAAACTGTTATTAGGAGATACTAATATCTTCATCTGTGTCCTTTCTGGACAATATGCCACACAATCAATTTTTTACCTCGCTAAAGCTCTACACATTAAGTACTTTACTGCTGAGAACTTACCATCATGTCTTGGAACGTTTTGGTGATGACAAAGGCCAAGCCCCAGTTGGTCAGGACACAGGCAGCACTGGCAAACCCCCTGACTTTGACAGGGAAAATCTCTGACATGACCAACCACGGGATTGGGCCCCATCCAAGAGCAAAACCTGGACACAGTGACAAATTAATGCATATGATTCATGTTCTTGGAAACAACCTAGGTAGTTgccttaaattttaaaattgcttTATTCTTTGCAGGGGACTACATATTTTGTACCTGACACCACACTTAACTTGGAGACACtgctcatttattcattcattcatttattcattcatcttcttccgctttgtCCGCCATagcaggtcatggggagctggagcctatcccagctggcttgggcgTGACacaggggaaactccaggcgcgacggcagtgcaccgcagagcaaCAAAGAGACATAggcaaacacgcacgcacactcatacctacagacATTTTGAAGCCATCCAATTAATCagaattgcatgtttttggaggtgggaggaagccggagaacccggagagaacccacgcagacactggtaaaacatgcaaactccacacagagtgggacacAAACCCAGAACCGACTTGCTGTGCGGTAGCAATGcttcccactgcaccactgtgctgtTCTTGGAGACACTATAACTAACGTTATTTTGATACTAAATTCTTCAGGGGAAAACATATAGAATAGCTGAAACCTAATGCAAACCCTTTCTCACAAGTCCTCACCCTCTGGTTCCCGATCAGCTTTCTGTCCTCCTAGTCTTTAGGGGCCAAATATGTCATGTACAACActtgtaaatacaaaaaatgtataTGGGAAGGGCTTTTGTGTCTTACTGCGGATGAGTACATGTTAACAATTTGAAATTAAAGTTCTTACCTGTGATGAAAACAACCATGCTGGCCAGGGCCAGCCAGGACAGGCCAGGGTGAGGTCCTTCACCAACAGTGTTTTGGATGTCCAGCAGCACAGTGCTGTTTTGAGGTTTGGACATTAGGTAGAAGTAAACTCCAAATGTTGATGTGCtgattgccatggcaacacctTTGTCATCAATGCGAAAACAATGTTATGGCTTGACATGCTTGTTTTTTGCTAAAGAAAGAGTTGAAATGATGAAATTATTTACTTAAAAAAGAAGTCTAAACCCACTTACTATAATGTTATAAATCGATAATCAAATTACATGCCTTTATTAGGGAATTTTAATTGGAGAAATTGTGGCTTATTGTCAGCGACTTCCAAGTTTTGGCAGCCAGCATTTCTtcatatattaaaaatgtatgcacaatttattaaaacaactaTTTAATTTGATGGAAAATACCTGAGATGACAAGAAGGATTTTCCTTCCAGCTTTGTCCATGATTAAAGCTGCCACTCCTGTAAAGACCACCTGAATCACACCCACGATCACTGAAGCCAGGTCACTCTTCTGCAAAACGACCACACAGTCATAACTATTcatttatccatctatccaaTTTCTTCAAGACAAGACAACCGTAATCCTCTCGTCTTTAGCTGCTTTTTCTGAtcatgggtgttgctggagtaTATCTTAGCTACCTATGAGTGAGAGGCAGGATGTGACCAAAACACATCGCCAACGTGTTGCGGGACCACCTATTCGTCTaccaaaacacaaatttattttcacattaagtTAACAAAAGTGCTAAACATGTATGGACATAAGATTCTGTGGAAGGTTTAACTCAGGAAagcaaaaatactgtatttctttgaaTTTACCAGAGTTCAGGTGATCAGAGCGGAATGCTGTACAAAACCATATATTAAACTTCATAGATTTGACTGATTATattttcttgtctgtttgtcGTTGTGTATTTTATCTATGAGGCCATGGTAAATTatgatgtttttgtatttatgttcTACTCCCCACTGTTACTTGCCCACAAATAGATAATCTGAAACCTCTCACTTTAAAATTTGCTTGTTGAAATATGGATTCAGCATAGAACATGATAGCATTGATTCCAGTCATCTGCTGAAAAAACATAAGCATGATGCCAATCATCAGAGGCTTGTAGACACCAGGATCCTTCAGGTCAGACATCTGGAAGTTGGAACCCTGAAGAAGACAATTCAGACAGTCACTCTTCATTGTCTGAGACAATAAACAAGACTATTTGGTCCCTTCAACCAGAGCAGTCTCCTCAACTTGATTACAGGCCACATTCTCATTGGCTGATGTAATCTACCATAGCCATATGAACTAACCACTGACTAACCAGCTCATCCCAGGTATCCTCAATGCGGGAGCACTCCCATTCAATGGGGGCGTCTGGTCCTCGCAGGAAGCGTAGAGCCTCCTCTGCCTCACGCCTCTTGCCTTGTGACAGCAGGAAGCGTGGGGTCTCTGGCATGAAGCACATAAAGACGATCAGCAGCGTCGGGGCTATAGAACTGCTGATCGCCAGCCAGCGCCAGTCCAGGAAGAGACCTGGATGATGAGATCACATGGTCAGAATGAAAAGCTTGAAACAGACAGCACTATGGTCAGTATTTTCTAAATGATGTGAATAACATAACATTAAACGCATAATGTAGCAGATTTATTGTGTCATTGTATTGTACTTTATCCTGGATGAAACCAACTTCATCTTCAACCaatagtattttctgcactataaggcgcactggattataaggcgcatataataaaaatgttttaaatatttaaaagaaacttGTGGcggtagttgcgctatccgtccactagctagcgcattcatgactgtgagtacctttagtcagctgtgaacggcCCTAtagttatttcaatgaagccattctgcgcctcaaggaaacctgatcacttgatcactttgctatcttagaaagaagtcaacactgatattaaaaaatctgacattaaaaactggtttaattcattacgagtggacaACACGTTCGAACAGGGCAGATTACtgtatttcctgatctgaagttcgaagcggATATTTAAGCTcagacgttcgtcttcgtttataaattaaatattgtttcgatccaTCGGTAGTCCAGTCACAGGTGACGTGCAGTGCACTGTGTGATCTTAACAATTTATAacgagtttttaatgtcaggctggtAGTTTATTGGCAAATGCGACGCTGTTTAAATCATAGTAacatcggtgtctcaccgccgtgaatctcacagcacgtcgatgcagacagaatacacaaggtTAAATGCgccccgtgcccccccccccccccgtaacgtgttgtttcaggtatcaacatttgcaaatcaattgtagCACACtaggcacctttgtctagcagtgatttatggaccgtcactagattcgaGATTCCAGCACAacggcattttttagaccaattaagtttaaagtgggttatttccggcgccaaatagttgggaaatactgacatcagtcagtcagtcaaagtttattaatagaattgttgaaaattccctttTTTGCCACGGAATCGTAGCCCCGTACCGCTGCTCTCCCCAGGCTCAGGCTTCTCAGCCGACAGGTgagtgagagtcggcacttcagcgacgccccttgactaccgttgttagggggcgtggtgCCTTGTGAAGGCGCCTCCTGGcgcggcatgactgccggccagactgccggctttttttcagcgatcttgtttttaaccatactaatattaatattaatccatattaATCagaggcgcatcggattataaagcgcactacggggttatgagaaaattataggcttttaggtgctccttatagtgtaatccattcatcacacacacacataagtcaaattcagatattttaatttcatttagattttttttcgaTTTAATTTTCGCAAGATCAACTAGTAGTCATTCCTTACTGGCCGTTAGTAAGAATACAGGAAGCTAAAAAAAGTTATTCTTAATTTCAGCCGAAgccagttttttcttttctttgcatcTCATTTAAATACCGGTACCCATTTCTAGACTTACCAATCAAAAGAAATGCAGCTCACTGTTATTGATCTTTTTGCAATCTATCACTATTTCAATGCAATATCAATTTCTCCatataaaaaagagagagagagagagagagagagagagagagacagacagacagacagacagacactttattaatcccagaggaaattgtacaactgaaacatgttttttgttacttttgAGATCTAACATTTTTATGACAAGATTGAAAAGCAGCTGCTACACCACTGCTGTTagagaacattttatttcattacattaatataataaaacaattcTCCTATTTTACCCATTTAAATCATTGAGGGGCTGTTGACCCACAATATCCTGAAGAAATTTACTTAagataatttgattttttttttaaaatcaaactgtgTTCTCTTTATGGCACAGACTGAACGTCCTATAATAGACTGAAGTCTGTAGGACAGAGGAGCTCTATAAGAACCAGTTTTCCACTCCACCTAGTGCTTCTAAAAATATACTTCTCTACTGATCTGATTGTtccacttaattttttttttacactttt
Encoded proteins:
- the slc2a8 gene encoding solute carrier family 2, facilitated glucose transporter member 8 isoform X2, encoding MAIQGERRRLLDSEGEDESPTGLMSEQEAYLSKVKNKNLYLATFAAVLGPMSFGFVLGYSSPAIPELSKISDPRLRLNDDQASWFGSIVTVGAALGGLLGGWMVDKVGRKLSLMFCSLPFVLGFTLIVAAQNVWMLYLGRSLTGLASGVTSLTVPLYISETAHERVRGMLGCCVQFMVVLGIMGAYLIGLFLDWRWLAISSSIAPTLLIVFMCFMPETPRFLLSQGKRREAEEALRFLRGPDAPIEWECSRIEDTWDELGSNFQMSDLKDPGVYKPLMIGIMLMFFQQMTGINAIMFYAESIFQQANFKKSDLASVIVGVIQVVFTGVAALIMDKAGRKILLVISGVAMAISTSTFGVYFYLMSKPQNSTVLLDIQNTVGEGPHPGLSWLALASMVVFITGFALGWGPIPWLVMSEIFPVKVRGFASAACVLTNWGLAFVITKTFQDMMILLTSAGTFWLFAAMCVANVIFTVAFIPETKAP
- the slc2a8 gene encoding solute carrier family 2, facilitated glucose transporter member 8 isoform X1 — protein: MAIQGERRRLLDSEGEDESPTGLMSEQEAYLSKVKNKNLYLATFAAVLGPMSFGFVLGYSSPAIPELSKISDPRLRLNDDQASWFGSIVTVGAALGGLLGGWMVDKVGRKLSLMFCSLPFVLGFTLIVAAQNVWMLYLGRSLTGLASGVTSLTVPLYISETAHERVRGMLGCCVQFMVVLGIMGAYLIGLFLDWRWLAISSSIAPTLLIVFMCFMPETPRFLLSQGKRREAEEALRFLRGPDAPIEWECSRIEDTWDELGSNFQMSDLKDPGVYKPLMIGIMLMFFQQMTGINAIMFYAESIFQQANFKKSDLASVIVGVIQVVFTGVAALIMDKAGRKILLVISGVAMAISTSTFGVYFYLMSKPQNSTVLLDIQNTVGEGPHPGLSWLALASMVVFITGFALGWGPIPWLVMSEIFPVKVRGFASAACVLTNWGLAFVITKTFQDMMILLTSAGTFWLFAAMCVANVIFTVAFIPETKGKTLEQIEAIFRGTSGP